One window of Thiomicrorhabdus lithotrophica genomic DNA carries:
- the hsrA gene encoding homeostatic response regulator transcription factor HsrA, which produces MRILIIDNDTSSNKILNEALNKKGYQCDIVERLRDGQYYLDIRHYNLVLVSETLVDGESSDLIKEIKTDTPKTAVIVISDKQDNKNEIEALLAGADDYIRKPFDIDVLIARIEARLRFFNFNKTIKIDDLTINTDERRIFYKDNEINVNGKPYEVFAYLVQYRDQIVTKEQILHALWVDPELVTPQVIEVAINQIRQRIDKPFGITTIETVNRRGYRFSYPKTIIE; this is translated from the coding sequence GCTATCAATGCGATATTGTCGAGAGGCTCAGAGATGGTCAATATTATCTAGATATTCGTCATTATAATTTGGTCCTTGTAAGCGAAACTCTTGTGGATGGAGAGTCTTCTGATCTTATTAAAGAAATAAAAACAGATACGCCAAAAACGGCCGTTATTGTTATTTCCGATAAACAGGACAATAAAAACGAAATAGAAGCACTTCTTGCGGGTGCGGATGATTATATTAGAAAACCTTTTGATATTGATGTGCTTATAGCGCGTATTGAGGCGCGATTGCGTTTTTTCAATTTTAATAAGACTATTAAAATTGACGACTTAACCATTAACACTGACGAGAGAAGAATATTTTACAAAGATAATGAAATCAATGTAAATGGAAAACCATACGAGGTGTTTGCATATCTGGTGCAATATCGTGATCAAATTGTAACCAAAGAACAAATTTTACATGCCTTGTGGGTAGATCCAGAATTGGTTACGCCACAAGTGATTGAAGTGGCAATAAATCAAATAAGACAAAGAATCGATAAACCTTTCGGCATTACAACCATTGAAACCGTTAACCGCCGTGGTTACCGCTTTAGCTATCCTAAAACAATTATCGAATAG